The proteins below are encoded in one region of Stigmatopora argus isolate UIUO_Sarg chromosome 2, RoL_Sarg_1.0, whole genome shotgun sequence:
- the rps6ka2 gene encoding ribosomal protein S6 kinase alpha-2, producing MDTSMRKFTVRRWFSIYLKNKAARNKNTAGFCQLEDDSILKEFDISHHVKEGFEKADPSQFQLLKVLGQGSYGKVFLVRKIRGVDRGQLYAMKVLKKATLKVRDRVRSKMERDILAEVNHPFIVKLHYAFQTEGKLYLILDFLRGGDLFTRLSKEVMFTEEDVKFYLAELALALHHLHSLGIIYRDLKPENILLDEEGHIKITDFGLSKEAIDHDKRAYSFCGTIEYMAPEVVNRRGHTQSADWWSFGVLMFEMLTGSLPFQGKDRKETMALILKAKLGMPQFLSPEVQSLLRALFKRNPTNRLGAGPDGVDELKSHCFFASINWNKLYKKEIRPPFKPTVGRPEDTFHFDPEFTSRTPTDSPGIPPSTNTHQLFRGFSFVATSQSQEQSVAHVLPSHQEGKTINPIAQHLRGDLAFSDIYEMKEEVGQPANSVYKRCLHRVTAVEYSVKIIDKGRKDPSEEIEILLRYGQHPNINTLKDVFDDGHCVHLVQNLLRGGELLDRVLTVPNFIEKDASDIICTLSKTVEYLHSQGVVHRDLKPSNIYYTDDRRLPECLRICDFGFAKQLRAENGLLMTPCYTATFMAPEVLKKQGYDAACDIWSLGILLYTMIAGFSPFASSPEDSAEEILAQIGCGKFITSGGNWDLVSDAAKDIVTKMLHVDPHQRLTAPQVLRHPWIVRRDQLSDKVLTRQDVITVKGALSATYLALRRCTPAPVLEPVQSSNLAQRREMKKVGSTVTTSDLNDKG from the exons gtGTTTTTGGTGAGGAAGATCCGGGGTGTGGACAGAGGACAACTTTATGCAATGAAAGTCCTGAAGAAAGCCACACTTAAAG TCCGGGACCGAGTGAGATCTAAGATGGAAAGAGACATTTTAGCAGAGGTCAACCATCCGTTTATAGTGAAATTGCACTATG CCTTCCAGACAGAAGGAAAGCTCTATCTAATCCTAGACTTTCTCCGAGGGGGGGACCTTTTCACTCGTCTGTCGAAAGAG GTGATGTTTACAGAAGAAGATGTCAAGTTTTACCTTGCAGAGCTGGCTTTGGCCTTGCACCACCTACACAGTTTAGGAATTATCTACAGGGACCTCAAACCTGAAAA CATTCTTTTGGATGAAGAGGGACATATAAAGATAACCG ACTTTGGTTTGAGCAAGGAAGCCATCGACCATGACAAAAGAGCTTATTCTTTCTGTGGAACGATTGAGTATATGGCCCCAGAGGTGGTCAACAGGAGGGGACACACACAAAGTGCAGACTGGTGGTCTTTTGGGGTATTGATG TTTGAGATGCTGACAGGATCGTTACCATTCCAAGGCAAAGATCGGAAGGAAACAATGGCCCTTATTTTAAA GGCCAAATTGGGAATGCCACAGTTCCTCAGTCCTGAGGTGCAGAGTTTATTAAGAGCACTTTTCAAGAGGAACCCTACAAACCGTCTAG GTGCAGGACCAGATGGAGTGGATGAACTGAAAAGTCACTGTTTCTTTGCATCAATCAACTGGAAT aAGCTGTACAAGAAGGAGATTAGGCCACCTTTCAAACCCACTGTTGGAAGACCTGAAGACACTTTTCACTTTGACCCAGAATTCACTTCCAGAACACCTACAG ACTCTCCTGGCATCCCACccagcacaaacacacaccagcTGTTCCGTGGTTTTAGTTTTGTTGCGACTAGTCAGAGTCAGGAACAAAGTGTGGCTCATGTTCTTCCATCCCACCAGGAGGGAAAAACCATAAATCCTATTGCACAG CATCTCCGTGGTGACCTGGCATTTAGTGACATTTATGAGATGAAAGAGGAAGTTGGCCAGCCAGCTAACTCAGTCTACAAGAGATGTCTTCATAGAGTGACTGCTGTGGAATATTCAGTTAAG ATTATTGACAAAGGAAGGAAAGATCCATCTGAAGAAATTGAGATTCTATTAAGATATGGACAGCATCCTAATATCAACACATTAAAGGAT GTGTTTGATGATGGCCATTGCGTGCACCTGGTTCAGAATCTGTTGAGAGGAGGCGAATTGCTCGACAGAGTGTTAACCGTGCCAAATTTCATAGAAAAAGATGCATCCGACATCATTTGCACGCTGAGCAAGACTGTCGAGTATTTACACTCGCAGGGG GTTGTCCATCGGGACCTGAAGCCCAGTAACATTTACTACACTGATGACAGAAGACTCCCAGAATGCCTCAGGATATGTGATTTTGGTTTTGCCAAACAGCTCCGGGCTGAAAATGGCTTACTGATGACTCCATGCTACACAGCAACATTCATGGCACCAGAG GTTCTAAAAAAGCAAGGGTATGATGCAGCATGTGACATTTGGAGCTTAGGGATCTTACTTTACACCATGATTGCTGG TTTCAGTCCATTTGCCAGTAGTCCTGAAGATTCCGCAGAGGAAATTCTGGCTCAAATTGGCTGTGGTAAATTCATCACCAGTGGAGGTAACTGGGACCTGGTGTCGGACGCTGCCAAG GACATTGTGACCAAGATGCTCCACGTGGACCCCCATCAGCGCCTAACTGCACCCCAG gtCCTTCGCCACCCATGGATTGTAAGGAGGGATCAGCTCTCTGATAAAGTCCTCACAAGACAAGACGTGATCACTGTTAAG GGGGCACTGTCCGCAACTTATTTGGCCTTAAGGCGCTGTACTCCAGCTCCAGTCCTCGAACCTGTTCAGTCATCCAACTTGGCCCAGCGGAGAGAAATGAAGAAAGTTGGGAGTACTGTGACAACTTCAGACCTTAACGATAAGGGATAG